A segment of the Oscillatoria sp. FACHB-1406 genome:
AGACGCAAGTATGGCAAGGAAGACCTGCAAGCGTTTATGACCTTACAGAAAGCCGTGATGAACTGCTGCGTCGTCCAAGAGTCTCGCCAATTGCAACAGATGGCAGGGTAGTCGCGAACGATTCTATCGCGCTCAATGCGCAGTCGTTCGCATAGCTCTGGTAATCTATCCTAGGGCAGGGCCTCAACCCTGCGTGGGAACGAGTGAGACGACAAGGATAGCAGTGGATCTTTGAGAAGCAGTCCTTCGGTGAGTTACATTCAGCAAACTCCAGAAGTCAGGCGCGATCGCTCCAATCCTCATTTCAAGAACTTTAGGCTCTTTGGGTCTTTGTAGTTCTCAATCCTCATGAAGAACTACAACAGACAGTCCTGCTTTATCCATATAACTTTGCGACATACTCCCCATAACCGTTGTAAGGTAAAGTTTCCTTCCAGTCCCAACTCAAATCCGGTCCGGTACTGATGAATTTTTCTCGTGCTTGCGACCAACGGGGATGCGGTTTTTTGGGATTGACATTGGCAATATAATCGTATTCGTTCGCGACTAAAGTATGCCAATAAGTAGCAGGTTGCTCCGCCACAAATTCCACTTTAACAATGGATTTTGCGCCCTTAAAACCATACTTCCAAGGCAGTACCGCTCGAATCGGCGCGCCGTGTTGTTTGGGCAGTTCGCGCCCATAAATGCCTACCGCAAAAAAGGCAAGTTCGTTTGCCATTTCATCGAGGCGCAAACTTTCGGTATAAGGCCAAGGTAACGCGCCGAGATGGAAGCCGGGGCCGGGAGTAATTGCCGGGTCGTAAAAAGAGGTAAAACGCACGAACTTCGCGGCGCTCGTGGGTTCTACGGCTTCGATTAAAGCGCGCATGGGAAAGCCAATCCAAGGCAATACCATCGACCAAGCTTCGACGCAGCGGAAGCGATAGATGCGTTCTTCGAGGGGGAATTTTTTGAGGTCGTCGAGGTCGTAAGTTTTGGGATTTTTTACCAATCCGCTAACTTCAACTTTCCAATTTTCTGTCGGTAAAGCTTGGGCTGCGGGCCAAATCGATTTACTGCCGCCGTA
Coding sequences within it:
- the msrP gene encoding protein-methionine-sulfoxide reductase catalytic subunit MsrP, with the translated sequence MKLSENFGILHIVPYTILPPWQLKESGVTSESAYWNRRHFLKSLVTVGIGASLIPLTGCNKSDKQLTALEATYKNLPSLKRLPTNPAFAKVDRPIADQAIASSYNNFYEYGGSKSIWPAAQALPTENWKVEVSGLVKNPKTYDLDDLKKFPLEERIYRFRCVEAWSMVLPWIGFPMRALIEAVEPTSAAKFVRFTSFYDPAITPGPGFHLGALPWPYTESLRLDEMANELAFFAVGIYGRELPKQHGAPIRAVLPWKYGFKGAKSIVKVEFVAEQPATYWHTLVANEYDYIANVNPKKPHPRWSQAREKFISTGPDLSWDWKETLPYNGYGEYVAKLYG